GCCACCGGCCCGCCAAAGGCAACTGTCGGAGTAAGGCGCCGCCCTGCCCCGATGCCGAAGGCTTTAAAGGCTGACCTTGGCAGACGATACCGTCGCCTCTATATGGTCGACCAGCGCATCGGCAAGGCCGAGACGACCGGCCAGCATGTCGAGATAGCCGCGCTCCGTGCGTGTATCCGGCTCGATCGCCAGCCGCGAGGCGGTGTAGAGCTCAACCTTCTGCTCTTCCGTCAAAGCAGAAGCGACCAGCGCATCCATGTCCGTCGGCTTGGCGAGCTCGCCTTCGATGAAGGCTTCAGCTTCGGACCCCAGCCCCGATAGCTGGATCTTCTCCATGATCCGCCCGCGCTCCTGCGCATCAATATGGCCATCCGCCTTGGCGGCGGCAATCATGGCGCGTAAGAGGCCAATCGCAAAGTCATGGGTGATCGCAGCGGGCTCGGTGCTGAAGGGCGAATCCGAGGGCGGCGGCAGGAGCTCCGGCAGCGCCTGCTTCGGCTCCGGCGCCTGCCCGGACTGATAATTCTTGTAGGCCTGATACCCGAGACCGGCGATCACGGCGAGACCACCCAGCTTCAGGGCGCTGCCGCCGAGCGAACGGCCGGTCTTCGTGCCGAGCAGGACGGTCGCCAGTGCGCCCGCCTTCCAGGGATTGGCCTTGGCCAGCCCCACCAGATCGGTCCCCTTCTGGCCGATCGAGCCAGTGGTTCCGGGCATCTGCGATCCCAGGAATTGGTCCAGCAGTTTTTTGGCGTCGAACATTATGGTCTCCTTGTTCAGCGTCTCGTTCCCTAGATAGGGATGGAGACGCTGAATGCAATTGGAGACCGCCGGTTCCGCCCGGCGCGTCCGTTCAAGAGAATGTCAACCCTTGAGGGCCGCCGCTTCGCTGGCAAGCTTGGTGATGCCGGCCCAGTCGCCGGCGGTCACCAGTTCTTTCGGCGCAACCCAGGAGCCGCCGACGCAGACGACGTTCGGCAGGGAAAGATAGTCCATCGCATTCTTCAGCGAGATCCCGCCGGTCGGGCAAAACAGCGTACCGGCGAGCGGCGAGGAGAGCGCCTTCAGATAGGCGGCACCACCGGCCTGTTCGGCCGGGAAGAACTTCAAGACCTCATACCCCTCTTCGCGCAGCGCCATAACTTCCGAGGCGGTGGCCGCACCGGGCAGCAGCGGAATATCCGACTGCCGCGCCACATCGAGCAGTTCCTGAGTCGTGCCCGGGCTGACGATGAACTGCGAACCGGCATCGA
This window of the Rhizobium glycinendophyticum genome carries:
- a CDS encoding tellurite resistance TerB family protein, with product MFDAKKLLDQFLGSQMPGTTGSIGQKGTDLVGLAKANPWKAGALATVLLGTKTGRSLGGSALKLGGLAVIAGLGYQAYKNYQSGQAPEPKQALPELLPPPSDSPFSTEPAAITHDFAIGLLRAMIAAAKADGHIDAQERGRIMEKIQLSGLGSEAEAFIEGELAKPTDMDALVASALTEEQKVELYTASRLAIEPDTRTERGYLDMLAGRLGLADALVDHIEATVSSAKVSL
- a CDS encoding 2-dehydro-3-deoxy-phosphogluconate aldolase produces the protein MGEKTDKLLTTLKLQPVVPVLIIEDAKSAVPLARALVAGGLKAIEITLRTAAALEAVRLVAEEVEGAVVGAGTILNASHYAAAVDAGSQFIVSPGTTQELLDVARQSDIPLLPGAATASEVMALREEGYEVLKFFPAEQAGGAAYLKALSSPLAGTLFCPTGGISLKNAMDYLSLPNVVCVGGSWVAPKELVTAGDWAGITKLASEAAALKG